Proteins from a genomic interval of Streptomyces sp. NBC_00820:
- a CDS encoding prephenate dehydrogenase — protein sequence MRTALVIGTGLIGTSAALALTQRGVTVHLEDHDPEQARTAAALGAGTDEAPQGPVDLAVIAAPPAHVAAVLADAMARGVARGYLDVASVKGGPRRELEARGLDPSVMSRYIGTHPMSGREKSGPLAATGDLFEGRPWVLTPTRDTDTEVLNLALELVSLCRAVPVVMDADAHDRAVALVSHMPHLVSSMVAARLEHAEEAAVRLCGQGIRDVTRIAASDPRMWIDILSANPGPVADLLADVSADLDETVRALRALQSSDEDERRAGGAGIKDVLRRGNAGQVRVPGKHGSAPRAYEVVAVLIDDSPGQLARIFADAGRAGVNVEDVRIEHATGQQAGLVQLMVEPKAAGALTAALRERGWALRQ from the coding sequence GTGAGGACCGCACTCGTCATCGGCACCGGCCTGATCGGCACCTCCGCCGCGCTCGCCCTGACCCAGCGCGGCGTCACCGTCCACCTCGAGGACCACGACCCCGAGCAGGCCCGTACGGCGGCCGCGCTCGGCGCCGGCACCGACGAGGCGCCCCAGGGCCCGGTGGACCTCGCGGTCATCGCCGCACCGCCCGCGCACGTGGCCGCCGTCCTCGCGGACGCCATGGCCCGGGGTGTCGCGCGCGGCTACCTCGACGTGGCCAGCGTCAAGGGCGGCCCGCGCCGGGAGCTGGAGGCCCGCGGCCTGGACCCGTCCGTGATGTCCCGGTACATCGGCACCCACCCCATGTCCGGCCGGGAGAAGTCCGGCCCGCTGGCCGCCACCGGCGACCTCTTCGAGGGCCGCCCCTGGGTGCTCACCCCCACCCGGGACACCGACACCGAGGTGCTGAACCTCGCCCTGGAACTGGTCTCGCTGTGCCGGGCCGTGCCGGTCGTCATGGACGCCGACGCCCACGACCGCGCCGTGGCCCTCGTCTCGCACATGCCCCACCTGGTCTCCAGCATGGTCGCCGCCCGTCTGGAGCACGCCGAGGAAGCCGCCGTACGACTGTGCGGACAGGGCATCCGGGACGTCACCCGGATCGCCGCCTCCGACCCCCGGATGTGGATCGACATCCTCTCCGCCAACCCCGGCCCGGTCGCCGACCTGCTCGCGGACGTCTCCGCCGACCTCGACGAGACCGTCCGCGCCCTGCGCGCCCTGCAGTCCTCCGACGAGGACGAACGGCGCGCGGGCGGCGCGGGCATCAAGGACGTCCTGCGGCGCGGCAACGCCGGACAGGTGCGGGTACCGGGCAAGCACGGGTCCGCTCCGCGGGCCTACGAGGTCGTGGCCGTGCTGATCGACGACTCGCCGGGCCAGCTGGCCCGCATCTTCGCGGACGCCGGCCGGGCCGGCGTCAACGTCGAGGACGTGCGCATCGAGCACGCGACCGGCCAGCAGGCGGGTCTGGTGCAGCTGATGGTCGAGCCGAAGGCGGCGGGCGCGCTCACCGCCGCGCTGCGGGAACGGGGCTGGGCACTGCGCCAGTAG
- a CDS encoding Rieske (2Fe-2S) protein, whose amino-acid sequence MTQPATRRTILSTGAAALAVGCVGCGGNDSASSSSASSSPSGTPSNVAASEDVAAATGQALARTAEIPEGGGKIFKERKIVVTQPAKGEFKAFSAICTHQGCTVAKVADGTIDCPCHGSRFHIADGTVAHGPATRALPAEQIKVEGNSIHLT is encoded by the coding sequence ATGACCCAGCCCGCGACGCGGCGCACGATCCTCTCGACAGGCGCCGCGGCGCTCGCCGTCGGATGCGTGGGATGCGGCGGCAACGACAGCGCGAGCTCCTCCTCCGCGAGCAGCTCGCCCAGCGGTACCCCTAGCAATGTCGCGGCCAGCGAGGACGTCGCGGCCGCCACCGGGCAGGCGCTGGCGCGGACCGCCGAGATCCCGGAGGGCGGTGGCAAGATCTTCAAGGAGCGGAAGATCGTGGTCACGCAGCCGGCGAAGGGTGAGTTCAAGGCCTTCTCGGCGATCTGCACCCACCAGGGCTGCACGGTGGCCAAGGTCGCGGACGGCACGATCGACTGCCCCTGCCACGGCAGCAGGTTCCACATCGCCGACGGAACGGTGGCGCACGGCCCGGCGACCAGGGCGCTGCCTGCCGAGCAGATCAAGGTGGAGGGAAACTCGATCCACCTGACGTGA
- the aroH gene encoding chorismate mutase yields the protein MAVRAVRGAVQLERDEAGHMDEQVGALLTAVMERNGLTTDDLISIWFTATPDLHSDFPAAAARGLGIVDVPLICAQELDIEGAMPRVVRLLAHIESDRPRADIAHVYLGAAAALRKDIAQ from the coding sequence GTGGCGGTACGAGCGGTCCGGGGGGCCGTCCAACTGGAGCGGGACGAGGCCGGCCACATGGACGAGCAGGTCGGAGCGCTGCTCACCGCCGTCATGGAGCGGAACGGGCTGACCACCGACGACCTGATCAGCATCTGGTTCACGGCCACCCCCGACCTGCACAGCGACTTCCCGGCCGCCGCGGCCCGGGGGCTGGGCATTGTCGACGTCCCGCTGATCTGCGCCCAGGAACTCGACATCGAGGGCGCCATGCCCCGGGTCGTCCGGCTCCTCGCGCACATCGAGTCCGACCGGCCCCGCGCCGACATCGCCCACGTCTACCTCGGCGCCGCCGCCGCCCTGCGCAAGGACATCGCCCAGTGA
- a CDS encoding nucleotidyltransferase domain-containing protein: MQSQTPENARTRGNTVAAGASQAAAETPGAPGLGERLVRDHTVYACVMGSRAFGLATDASDTDRRGVFLAPTPLFWRFEKPPTHVEGPGEERFSWELERFCELALRGNPNILECLHSPLVEHVDDTGRELLDLRDAFLSRRVYDTFTGYALSQRRKLDVDVRTTGAPRWKHAMHLLRLLMSARDLLRTGELRIDVGEQREALLAVKRGEVPWAEVEARVARLAAETEEALHGTPLPPEPDHARVAGFLFRTRRASAESDAHHEVVQGVLRAGRVGQG; encoded by the coding sequence ATGCAGTCGCAGACCCCCGAGAACGCCCGGACCCGCGGGAACACCGTGGCCGCCGGCGCCTCCCAGGCCGCCGCCGAAACCCCCGGAGCCCCCGGACTCGGCGAGAGGCTGGTGCGCGACCACACGGTCTACGCCTGTGTCATGGGCTCGCGGGCCTTCGGCCTGGCCACGGACGCCAGCGACACCGACCGGCGGGGCGTCTTCCTCGCCCCCACTCCCCTGTTCTGGCGGTTCGAGAAGCCGCCGACGCATGTGGAGGGGCCGGGCGAGGAGCGCTTCTCCTGGGAGCTGGAGCGGTTCTGCGAACTGGCGCTGCGCGGCAACCCGAACATCCTGGAGTGCCTGCACTCGCCGCTGGTGGAGCACGTGGACGACACCGGCCGCGAGTTGCTGGACCTGCGTGACGCCTTCCTCTCCCGGCGGGTCTACGACACCTTCACCGGCTACGCCCTCAGCCAGCGCCGCAAGCTCGACGTCGACGTCCGCACGACCGGCGCCCCGCGCTGGAAGCACGCGATGCACCTGCTGCGCCTGCTGATGAGCGCCCGGGACCTGCTGCGCACCGGCGAGCTGCGGATCGACGTCGGCGAGCAGCGGGAGGCACTGCTGGCGGTGAAGCGGGGCGAGGTGCCCTGGGCCGAGGTCGAGGCCCGCGTGGCGCGGCTGGCGGCCGAGACCGAGGAGGCCCTGCACGGCACCCCGCTCCCGCCGGAACCGGACCACGCGCGCGTGGCCGGCTTCCTCTTCCGCACGCGCCGCGCCTCAGCCGAGTCGGACGCGCACCACGAAGTC